The window TTTGAAGTGAGGCTAAGTATGCACTTGAACAGTTTTTTCTACATTAAAAAGATGTTTGGAGAATGCGGGCATCAATCCGGCTACCGCTCGCATGCTAAGCAAGCGCTCTACCATTTGAGCTAATTCCCCTGCATGCTTGCTTTAAATAGGACCTGAAGTGGGACTACTGGTAACTGGTCAAGTCTTTTTACATGGTATTATCGTAATAAAAGGACAAATGCACTTTAACATGACATGTTCTTACCAAGTAGTAAGTAATCTTTCTTCTAAGTTCCCCTGGCCTTAGTTAGGCCATCCTACCTTTCAGGAGACGCATACTTTCTTTAATTTCAAATTCAGAAGATGGAAATAAAACTGTCGTTTAAGCATTCCAATATTGAGGCAGATCATGACTGTAAAACCTTGAACAGTTTTTGTGCATTAAGAAAGGAGGACAGAAGCATCGATCCCACTTTCTCACACATGCTAAGTGAGCGCTCTACCATTTGAGTGAATTCCCCTGCATGCTTGGCTTATAGTAGGCCTGAAGCTGGACTCCTACTGGTAAAGGCCTTACTCATTGCAATGttcacaaaacaaagcaaaaaatatgtgCACTTTTACATAAAGGACCCTTATCCTGTCATAAGTTATCCCACCCAATATGCATACTTTCCTTATTTTGGTATTAGAAGATGGACTTCCATAAGACCGTCTCCAAAACATTCTAACATTGAGGCACTTCTTTGAAGTTTAGCTGAGCAGTTTTTTGTGCTTTCAAAAGTTTTTGGAGAATGCGGGCATCGATCCCGCTACCTCTCGCATGCTAAGCGAGCGCTCTACCATTTGAGCTAATTCCCCCTCCTTTATGGAGAGATGAGGGTCTAAAGTGCGACTCCTACTGGTAAGGTCTTTATACttggcaatgtaaaaaaaaaaaaaaaaacctgcacataACATACTTTTACCTTCTGCCTACTTACCATTTACTAAATAAACCCACACAAGAAAAATGTCCCAACATTGGGGCACATTACGGGTTTGAAGTGAAGCTAAGTATGcacttgaacatttttttgtacattaaaaagagctTTGGAGAATGCGGGCATCGATCCCGCTACCTCTCGCATGCTAAGCGAGCGCTCTACCATTTGAGCTAATTCCCCTACTTGTTTACTCTGAAAAGGGTCTGAAGGGGGACTCCTACTGGTCATATCCTTATACATGATAATGTCCTAAATAAGGAAAATGCCGTGTTCTTATCCTTTCTTCCTAGATCTCCCATTCTAAGATAGCCCACCCTAACCTTCAAGAGACTTTCTTTAATCTTAGATTCACAAGATACACTTCAATCAGGCTGTCACCCAAATATCTCAATATTGAGGCAGGTCATGACTTTGGTTGGAAGAAGGGGCTAGCAGAAAGCATAAGGTCATGTTAGCTAAAAGTGCGCTTGTCGATGAAGAAAATTGCCTTTGTAAAAAGACTTGACCTGTAAATTCTCCACTTTAGAATTATGAGCAGATCAGTAAGTAGTGGCATTAGCTCATATGGTAGAGTGCTCATTTAGCATGCGTGAAGTTAGATTGTTACCTGCATTTTCCAAATACTATTAAATGCTCAATtaactgtttaaaattttatgtgaGGGGTAGATAAAGGTGTAAATAGGAAGTCTTGGTAACAAAAACTGCACTTTACTATGTAATACTTTTCTCTCTTACTTGGTCCTCAAAGTCCCACCTTCTATAACTTCCCCCACTTAGAATCTTGAGTATTGAGTATGGACTGAACAGTGTTTTGGGCATTCAAAATACCACGGTAAACGCCGGCATCAAATCCCACTACCTCTCGCATGCTAAGCGAGTGTTGTACCATTTAAGTAAATTCCCCTGCATGCTTGACTTGTGGTGGATTGGAAGTGCGTAAGTACAGGTAAAATCCTTATTcatggcaatgtttaaaaaaaaaaaaaaaaagtgcacatcaTGCACTTTTTAACTTTTCTGCCTACTTACCCTGTCCTAAGTTAACACGCCAAAGATGCATTCTTTCCTCAAATTCAGAGTTAGAAGGTGATCTTTTAAAAGACTTTTATACGTCTCCAAAATGTGCCAACATGAAAACAAGCCATGTCTTTTGAAGTTAATATGAGAATGGACTTAAACAGCTTTTAGTGCATTAAAAACAGTTTGGAGAATGCGGGCATCGATCCCGCTACCTCTCGCATGCTAAGCGAGCGCTCTACCATTTGAGCTAATTCCCCACCTTGTCAGATCTGTAGGGGTCTGAAGCAGTGGTCTGAAGTAGTGGTCTTAAGTTGGAGTCTGAAGTGGGGGTCTGAAGTGAGACTCCTACCGGTCAAGTCTTTTTACATATTAATGTTCCAAAAAATGGACACGTGCTTTCACATAACATGCTCTTACCATTTTCTTACAAGTTCCCATGTCGTGAGTATGCCCACCCTACCATTCAAGAGACCCACACTTTCTTTAGTTTCAAATTTAGAGGATGGACTCCCATAAAGCTGGCTCTCAAACATCTCTATATTGAGGCAGGTCATGGCTTTGAAATTATGGTGAGGATGCATTTTTGGGCATGAGGAATAGGTTACGTTAGGTTGGAGCGAAGggcataaatacatatattatgaaAGTACATTTGTCCATAAGGAAAATTGCAATTGTAAAAGGACTTGACTGGAAGAATCCCCACTTTAGACCCATTTCATTTGGGGGTAAAGGTGGAAATTGGAACACTTGGCAACAAAAAATTCacttaacatttaacatgttttctttactCTCTCCACTAAAAATCTAAAACCATTTTTGGACATTAAAAGAGGTTTGGAGAATGGCACTACCTCGCACATGCTAAGCGAGCGCTCTACCATTCGAGCTAATGATTCTGCTTGTGTCCTTCAGCTGATCCAAAATGACCCCCCTAATGGTAAAGTTGCCCAAACACAGTAATTTTCTTAAGAAAGTAGAAGTGTTCGTTCATATAATGAGCTCTTACCCTTTCTGGTTAGCTGCCCCGTCCTAAAGTAATCCAGTAGAGGCTTCCATAGGACTCTCTCCGAAGTATTTCAGAGTTGATGCTCTAAAGTTGATGTAAGCATTTATCTTGGGCAAGAAGCATGGGCTGCCTTAGGTCTGAGGACGGGAAATCATAAGTGCATGCAAACCTgttctctattattattaataaacaggatttatatagcgccaacatattacgcagcgctgtacattaaatagggattgcaaatgacagactaatacagaccgtgatacaggaggagagaaccctgccccgaactAAGGAAATTCATCATATAAGTTGATGTGACCAGTAGGTGTTCCTTTCAAGACCATTAACCCACCATGCGAAGGTGAATGAGCCTAAATGGTAGCATGCTTGCTTTGCACACAAGAATTAGAGGAATTATTCTTTTACGTTTATTTTAATATGCAATCAATCTATAGTTCTGTTGGTTCATCAAAAACTGGATGAAAGCACCTTGAGAACAGAGAAACAAAGAGAAAATGGCCAGCCAGGGCTTGATGCAAATTTAAGTAGTAGGGATTATTCACCAGAATTTAGTTAAAACAAAGCTTTGTTTTAGTGTTTGTGCTCCACTGTAATGGGGGGAGTAGTATTCTAGAACTATTTGCCTTTTCAGAGCCCGTCTGTCTGATATGTGCATTAGATGATTGCTCATGGATTGTGTTAGGGTAGGAGAGCATGTCGTAAATTTGCTTCACTTCAGTTATAattttttccaaatgtttccatttttttgtcaATAAAGCAGAACGAAACCACAAGGTTGAAAGATTTCTGTTCTTACTGCTCTGTGCATTGTAATGTGATCTTTGGGAAGTTCTACAGCTACTGTTCTGTACAGTCTGACCATTAAATCTTTCTAGTATTCACTAAAACCAAAGCCAGTTAGCTGTCCGATGAAGATAGATGGGGCTAATGGTTTTCATGTCTTTTCCAAAAGTAATTATGTGCAAAGGAAAGCTtccatgaaaataaaaggaataatacACTCAAGGGACACCAATGGGTCTGATTATAAACTTTCTCCTAACGTTTACACAAagcttgcaaataaaaaatctttgaatCAGCTTCTACTCATGATTCATATACTTTCTAAATTAATCCAAAATCCAAAATCTTGGGTATAAGATGGATGAACCCCCAAGATTACACTAACAATACTTATTGCTTGGAGTCTGGCTTTAAAGAATAATTAATGGTTTGTGGTCTTGCAATATTTTGCTGCATGCTCCTGTAAcggaaacattttatatattgtgttgcCTATACTACCAATTCAAACCAATTGAATGCCAAAGCAACCAACTAAACAATTATATTGTTAAAGATTTTACTTTGAAAGTGCCCCAGGCGATGACCATAGTATTTTTAAGAGTAATTTATGTCCTCTaccatctattatgaatgctgcagccagactcatctatccttcccaccgctcctcttctgctgcatctctttataTTTCtcttaattggcttccatttcaccttacaatcaaattcaagctcctgtgctttgccttcaaatccctacacagttcttgtcctacttacttTTCtgctctgataaaaaaaaaatactcccccagcctctttgctcctccaatgttctactaatgacttcctcactcataacctcatcacacgcacggctccaagacttttctagagctgccccgactctctggaatggtcttcctaattCTTTTTGGCTtactcttactttctgctcatttaaaagagcactcaaaacccatcttttaaaacttgcctacccatctttttctgtcttttgaaaccgtcactacttcccaccattccatatctcccctcctattgtgtgatacttcccccacctactagattgtaagctcttcggggcagggtcctcccctcctgtgtcaatgtctgtcatttgcaactccgaTTTAATGTACtgtactacataatatgttggtgctatataaatcttgtttaataataatattaataataatgtcccTTCAGGGCAACACAAAACTACAGTTTGAATAACACTTTGTATGTCTTATTATAGGCTCCGGCTATGCATCGGATGAAAGCTACAATAATGAAGTTTATGTTGAACAGCGCCCACCAGCCCGCCAGCCAGATTATCTTGGTAAGATGTGGAAACGATCACGTTAGCGGTATACGGTTGCCTATAAACcctacaatatatacaaatacatgctGGCTTCTCCTTTCACCTTTTTGGGTTCTCATGCAGTGCAATGTTTAGCTGAACAAGGCAGGGAGAGGCTGGTTTTATTGTTTATCCAGAGCAAACATTGTGTACTTTGCAAATACTTAGTGCTTACAAACAAACTGATGTCATGTAAATTCTGGAACTTTTACAAGATTTGTAGCTTTGGCAAGAAGGTGTTTGCAGGCCATCCCtacaatacatgcatattttatCCAAAGATCCTCCAAAATGGCAATTGATCTGCCAGACATGCACACAGCTATGAAAGctgtgataatatatatatatatatatatatatatatatatatatgtatagcttCTGTGTTTTGTGTGCTTTGCTTGTCAATCTCATCAATGCTTAGACTTCCATTGTAGAATATGGGTGGGTGGCTACAAGGCCTTACCCCTGGAGCTCTGCCATAGCCACCCATGTGTGCATGCTCGTGGGTCAATTTACACCAATGTACATAGCAATAATGCAGTTTTTTAAGGAACTGAAAACACCTGGGGGACCTGTGCttaaaaaactaatttcaaataaattaaagaaatgtgCCTCAAATCAATGCATGGCATGGAAGTtgcactgtatttattttaatattatttctggtCTGTTTTCAAGTTCCTCGCTGGTGTTATGACCTGAAGATCCAAGATGGAGAAGCGGCCTGTTATTCCCCCCGAGGCCCGGGCTACCGTAGCACTCTTGGAACTCGCTGCAGTCTATCATGTGACCAGGGCTTCCGTCTCATTGGACAGAGCTCAGTGCGCTGCTTGCAAAGTCGTCGCTGGTCTGGATATGCGTATTGCAGACGTAAGTGAACATTGTGAGATGATTGGCCAATAGGAAAGGTAGGATGTAAGTGGTCTAGCTCCTCCTACATCCAGCTCCTCAACCCTTCTACTGCTTTCTCTGCCACTACTACTGTTTGCTAGAGCGCTACTTTAAACATAGGTTTATCTTCTATTTCAGAGATACAATGCCAGGTTTTACCAGCGATACCTAATGGGTCGTATCAATGCTCTTTTGGGATTAACGAAGGTTCCCGCTGTGATTATACCTGCTTTCCAGGCTATCAGATAGAAGGAGACCGCAACCGTGTGTGCATGGAAGATGGGCTGTGGAGCGGAGGAGAACCTGTCTGTGTAGGTAAATTTTCAGGAGGAATGTTTAACCTTTGTGATTACAAATATTAAGGGGGAATAAAGGATGAAAAGCACAACATGTTTACCGCTGTTAGCTTCTGACAAGAATTTCTGCTGGTCTTTGAGAGGTCTGAACCCTTATATGAGACCAGGGCCGACTTAAAGAATTCTCATGGTCAAAAACCTTCATGGTCCCATTTCATTGCGTTCCATCAGATTTGGATCCACCTAAGATTCAGTGTCCACCTTCCCGCACAAAAGTGGCCGAGCCCGGAAAGCTGACCGCTGTCGTGTACTGGGGAAGTCCGTTGGTGAAGGATACAGCTGATGGAGCAATTACAAAGTAAGGaccaaacttttacaaaaatattttgtttttgatgtttttggtaAGCTGGTAACAAAATTGAGGGGTATGCGGTTACGCCCACTTGTGTGCTGCAGTTCCACGTACTTTGAAAGACATCCTAATGCACCTCTGCAAtgcaaactccttgtacacgctcttatcatctcttatctagactactgtaacatcctcctctctggtattccactaacccNNNNNNNNNNNNNNNNNNNNNNNNNNNNNNNNNNNNNNNNNNNNNNNNNNNNNNNNNNNNNNNNNNNNNNNNNNNNNNNNNNNNNNNNNNNNNNNNNNNNNNNNNNNNNNNNNNNNNNNNNNNNNNNNNNNNNNNNNNNNNNNNNNNNNNNNNNNNNNNNNNNNNNNNNNNNNNNNNNNNNNNNNNNNNNNNNNNNNNNNNNNNNNNNNNNNNNNNNNNNNNNNNNNNNNNNNNNNNNNNNNNNNNNNNNNNNNNNNNNNNtctctggaatggtcttcctcgtactattcggcttgctcctactttctgctcatttaaaagagcgctcaaaacccatttattcaaacttgcctacccgtcttcttctgttgttggaaaccgtcactacttcccaccactacatatctcccatcctattgtgtgtgaaattcccccacttactagattgtaagctctttggggcagggtcctctcctcctgtatcactgtctgtattagtctgtcattttaaacccctatttaatgtacagcgctgcgtaatatgttggtgctataaaaatactgtgtattattattaataataataataataataataatgataataatataacatattgcAAAACATCACAGTGTACGGTGTCCTGTGCGGTGCGTTGTGCTCTCATAACGGAACAAATGCTCTGCAGCCTATTTACCCAAAATGCaatgcattaaaatgaaatgaactcACATGCTAGGAGGAAAGCATTTAGGGCATCATTTGTGTTCCATTTTGAGCTGTCAGGGCTTATAGGCAATTTGGAGTATTGTAGTTTGCAGCTGTTTTGTAAGCCCATGCGTGTTTAAGGATTGAcatgttttgcatttgttttatttttattatatatatatatatatatatatatatatatatatataatgtcattgtGTTTTTGCACCCTAAAACTGTGGATTTAATAGATGGTTGTGTTAATATTGTGTGCAGAGACATTCTTTAATTTTACGGGTTTTCTGCTTTCGTATTTTGTCATGTGCACCTTagcatgcatacaaaaaaatgtaaatatggcaCCAGCTGCAAAAGGATTCATGTTACTGTATAATTTCAGAGTCCTTCGGCGAGGCCCAGAACCTGGCTCTGACTTTCCAGAAGGGGAGCACATTATCCGCTACACTGCTTATGATCGGGCGTACAACCGGGCAAGCTGCAAATTTGTAATAAAAGTGCAAGGTAGAATTCAGCCATAGTAATGGAGGACAATGGGCAGTTATCTAGTTCTGGTACAGTAATAGTGCAAAATGGACTCaactatttttttgttctgcagtGAAGAGATGCCCCGTTCTTGCTCCTCCACTACATGGCCACATTACCTGTAGCAGTGCGGGAAATAATTATGGAGCGACCTGCGAGTATCACTGTGAGGGAAGCCATGAACGCCAAGGTCCAGCGCTAAGAGTGTGCCAGTTCAGTGGGCAGTGGGCCGGAACACCAGCTACATGTACCCGTAAGTATACAAACAGATTATAGTGCACCCCAAGTGTCTTGTGCAGTGCCACCAATGTTGTGCTCAGGGTTAACAAATCCACTTTCAAAAGGTGTTCTGTATACATGGCCTAAAAATGCTTCATTCCAATGATATCTGTTTTAAAAGCACAccaaaaataacagtaaaatgtgGAAGTATAACAGTTTTGCTACCCTAACATAAATTTTTAGGAAAAGTTCACACTGGCCAGGAGGTTGccgtgcatttactgcttcctcgtgCCCAGGAACCTCTGTGGACACGCTTCATGCAGCTTCTCCCGTTGGTggacccatagagaatgaatgggggctgcagcACTGATCACTGCTGGCAGCTGTAAAATGAGcagacattggttctttaagaatcagcacTGCCAAGCAAATATTTGACATAGTGCCTGCTATGGGAGCCACATGGGTTTACTCGGTCTGAACCTGCCTTTAGGGCCCATTTAGatctataaataaattaatgattgtttattcattattttatgtaaatgtattcattaaggcagcccattcacaATGAAACAGATTTAGTGCTTTCATGGTCAGCAAAGGAATTTTCATCCAACATAATGTGGCCCATAAACCTCTGAGGACATAGCATGTGCATATATGATCATATATACCATGTATTGTATAAAGTAGCATAGGAGGCTGCAGCATTTGCATTTTCACCTAGACTAATGTGAACCGAATGCTGGGTAAGAATGTAGACAGTGAATATTAAAATTGAGGTGC is drawn from Pyxicephalus adspersus chromosome Z, UCB_Pads_2.0, whole genome shotgun sequence and contains these coding sequences:
- the SRPX2 gene encoding sushi repeat-containing protein SRPX2 gives rise to the protein MEQSIRLLALTLLKMVAAVYNEGSGYASDESYNNEVYVEQRPPARQPDYLVPRWCYDLKIQDGEAACYSPRGPGYRSTLGTRCSLSCDQGFRLIGQSSVRCLQSRRWSGYAYCRQIQCQVLPAIPNGSYQCSFGINEGSRCDYTCFPGYQIEGDRNRVCMEDGLWSGGEPVCVDLDPPKIQCPPSRTKVAEPGKLTAVVYWGSPLVKDTADGAITKVLRRGPEPGSDFPEGEHIIRYTAYDRAYNRASCKFVIKVQVKRCPVLAPPLHGHITCSSAGNNYGATCEYHCEGSHERQGPALRVCQFSGQWAGTPATCTPMQINVNLNSAGAFLDQFFEKQRLLIISAPSSSDRYYRLQSTALQSASCGLDQRHVVVVELVGEEPREVGRVRSQQLSMDLIEQLRQALRITKSYFNVVLLDKYGVDRERFRQPTTSDELFTFIDTYLLSSQEMAQVEANREHCE